From a region of the Hymenobacter jejuensis genome:
- a CDS encoding DUF4270 family protein, whose protein sequence is MPVTASTLLQDSLQTLKANSILVGNIRDNNLGINTIARGYFNLAITLPNLPFALSDSLPAKFTNPQLDSVVTYLSYNQLYGNTTQLAHFDLYNLQQRIGDREVYTSSTTLPLGEAIGTNLVSSLTRTRKTRVKVASGGATDTSTVVTQVADPSLRLVLHKPAQSSSFATALFEQLKNSNFNQAALDAFWKGLAVVPSAGFTGTMVGLGYNPSAVTSQVLVYYRVPSDPETPTKKKWRSYSIFLGTSLSAGNAGAARYFTQITPDLSGAGAFARLTDDSKEVTAAEANGVTYMQNGVGLGTKLVIPGLEDLRKESGLAINRAELIIPVKGYSNLLFTSPLQAYLYEINSHNRVLQRTVGITPIKRLVQADGENQQSQRAHSSNAPNSEATVTYYDLGANNKYYSVVITSYIQAYLYNQLGGELPAGLLLSPSLDLPTSIEASLPLNLNRAVLDGNNIKLRIYYSNLR, encoded by the coding sequence TTGCCCGTTACTGCCTCCACGCTGCTGCAAGACTCTTTGCAGACGCTAAAGGCCAATAGCATACTCGTAGGCAACATTCGCGATAACAACCTAGGTATCAATACTATAGCAAGAGGCTACTTTAATCTTGCTATAACGTTGCCCAATTTACCTTTTGCACTTAGTGATTCTTTGCCCGCCAAGTTCACTAATCCGCAGCTTGACTCGGTAGTGACTTACCTGAGTTACAACCAGCTTTATGGCAACACAACCCAGTTGGCCCACTTTGATCTGTATAACCTGCAGCAGCGAATTGGCGATCGGGAGGTTTATACGTCCAGCACTACGTTGCCTTTAGGCGAGGCGATAGGCACTAATTTAGTTTCGTCGCTTACCCGTACTCGAAAAACACGGGTCAAAGTAGCCAGTGGCGGAGCAACTGATACCAGTACGGTGGTGACCCAAGTTGCTGATCCAAGTCTGCGGCTAGTCTTACACAAGCCGGCACAATCCTCCAGCTTTGCTACTGCTTTGTTTGAGCAGTTGAAAAACAGCAATTTCAACCAAGCTGCATTGGATGCTTTTTGGAAAGGTTTGGCAGTGGTGCCTTCCGCTGGCTTTACCGGTACGATGGTGGGGCTGGGCTACAATCCATCAGCAGTTACCAGCCAAGTTTTGGTTTACTATCGGGTGCCAAGCGATCCGGAGACGCCAACCAAGAAGAAATGGCGCAGCTATTCCATCTTTCTGGGTACTTCTCTTTCTGCTGGCAATGCAGGAGCCGCCCGTTATTTCACGCAGATAACGCCTGACCTGTCGGGTGCCGGTGCCTTTGCCCGCCTGACCGACGATAGCAAAGAAGTAACCGCTGCTGAGGCTAACGGAGTTACGTATATGCAGAATGGTGTGGGCTTGGGCACCAAGCTCGTAATTCCGGGTCTCGAAGATTTGCGCAAAGAATCAGGGTTGGCCATTAACCGGGCCGAATTGATCATTCCGGTAAAAGGCTATAGCAACTTACTCTTTACCAGCCCTTTACAGGCCTATCTGTACGAAATCAATAGTCATAACCGAGTGTTGCAACGCACGGTTGGTATTACGCCCATCAAACGCCTTGTGCAGGCCGATGGCGAGAACCAACAGAGCCAGCGGGCGCACAGTTCAAATGCGCCAAATTCGGAGGCTACAGTTACTTACTACGACCTTGGCGCTAACAACAAGTACTACAGCGTAGTAATAACAAGCTACATCCAAGCCTACTTATATAATCAATTGGGGGGTGAGCTTCCGGCTGGGTTACTGCTATCTCCAAGCCTGGATTTGCCTACCTCAATTGAGGCTTCCTTACCCTTGAACCTAAACCGGGCGGTACTGGATGGCAATAATATTAAATTGCGCATCTATTATTCCAATTTACGCTAG
- the gltX gene encoding glutamate--tRNA ligase: MEREVRVRFAPSPTGPLHIGGVRTALYNYLLARKLGGKMLLRIEDTDQNRFVPGAEDYIRESLAWCGIELDESPWHGGPHAPYRQSERKPMYMQYAMQLIESGHAYYAFDTPEELDAMRARLTAAKVPNPQYNSITRSQMRNSITLPEDEVKQMLDSGAPYVIRLKVPRKEEVRFNDLIRGWVVVHSSSIDDKVLMKSDGMPTYHLANIVDDHLMEITHVIRGEEWLPSAPLHVLLYRYFGWESTMPQFAHLPLLLKPDGTGKLSKRDGDRLGFPVFPLEWHGTDAETGQPTVSSGYRESGYLPEAFINFLAFLGWNPGTQQEIFSMDELIEAFSIDRVSKSPARFDQNKVRWYNEQYLRAKPDSELAQYLLDALKEHNIECSEEKAVQIASVMKERVTFPNDFWREAQYFFQAPESYDEQVATKKWNASTAAALAAFAQELPAHPDSSPDGIRALLTAVLERQGIKIGQVLQALRMVVTGVAAGPDLMAIMSIIGTQETAQRIQVAVERLAQYAQ; this comes from the coding sequence ATGGAGAGAGAAGTACGGGTGCGTTTTGCCCCCAGCCCTACCGGTCCGCTGCACATCGGCGGCGTGCGTACTGCGCTGTATAACTACCTGCTGGCCCGCAAGCTGGGCGGCAAAATGCTGTTGCGCATTGAAGATACCGACCAGAACCGCTTTGTGCCCGGCGCCGAAGACTACATTCGGGAGTCGTTGGCGTGGTGCGGCATCGAACTCGACGAAAGCCCTTGGCATGGCGGCCCGCACGCTCCCTATCGCCAGAGCGAGCGCAAGCCCATGTACATGCAGTACGCGATGCAGCTCATCGAGAGCGGCCACGCCTATTATGCCTTCGACACACCCGAGGAACTCGACGCGATGCGCGCGCGCCTTACGGCGGCCAAAGTGCCTAATCCGCAGTACAACTCCATCACGCGCAGCCAGATGCGCAACTCCATCACGCTGCCCGAAGACGAGGTAAAGCAGATGCTCGACAGCGGCGCACCTTACGTGATCCGCCTGAAAGTACCTCGCAAAGAGGAAGTTAGGTTCAACGACCTGATTCGTGGCTGGGTGGTGGTGCATTCCTCGTCTATCGACGACAAGGTGCTGATGAAGTCCGATGGCATGCCGACCTACCATTTGGCCAACATCGTAGACGACCATCTGATGGAGATCACGCACGTCATTCGGGGCGAAGAGTGGTTGCCTTCGGCGCCGCTGCACGTGTTGCTGTACCGCTATTTTGGCTGGGAAAGCACCATGCCGCAGTTTGCGCATTTGCCCCTGCTGCTCAAGCCCGACGGCACTGGCAAGCTCTCGAAGCGCGACGGCGACCGCCTTGGCTTCCCGGTGTTTCCACTCGAATGGCACGGCACCGACGCTGAAACCGGCCAACCAACCGTCAGCAGCGGCTACCGCGAAAGTGGCTATTTGCCCGAGGCGTTCATCAACTTCTTGGCCTTTTTGGGCTGGAACCCCGGCACGCAGCAAGAGATTTTCTCCATGGATGAGCTGATCGAAGCCTTTAGCATCGATCGCGTAAGCAAGTCGCCGGCCCGCTTCGACCAGAACAAGGTTCGGTGGTACAACGAGCAATACCTGCGGGCCAAACCCGATTCGGAACTGGCTCAGTATCTGTTAGATGCCTTGAAAGAGCACAACATCGAATGCTCCGAGGAAAAAGCCGTGCAGATTGCCAGCGTGATGAAAGAGCGCGTAACGTTCCCGAACGATTTCTGGCGTGAGGCACAGTATTTCTTCCAGGCCCCTGAATCGTACGATGAGCAGGTAGCGACGAAAAAGTGGAATGCGAGCACTGCTGCCGCGCTCGCCGCGTTTGCGCAGGAATTGCCAGCCCACCCCGACTCGTCGCCGGACGGCATCCGGGCCTTGCTTACCGCCGTGCTGGAGCGCCAGGGAATCAAGATCGGTCAGGTTTTGCAAGCCTTGCGCATGGTGGTGACGGGTGTCGCGGCCGGCCCTGACTTAATGGCGATTATGAGCATTATTGGCACGCAAGAAACCGCTCAGCGGATTCAAGTAGCCGTTGAGCGCTTGGCACAGTACGCTCAATAA
- a CDS encoding RidA family protein: MPHTIVYSADAPAPIGPYSQAIQAGDTVYVSGQIALDATSGQLVGDGDVTAETHQVMRNLQAVLQAASLTLREVVKCSIFVKDLGNFGIINEIYGSYFDADYAPARETVEVSRLPKDVQVEISCIAVKPA, translated from the coding sequence ATGCCCCACACAATCGTTTACTCCGCCGACGCGCCCGCGCCCATTGGGCCTTATAGCCAAGCTATTCAGGCTGGCGACACCGTTTACGTATCGGGCCAGATTGCCCTGGATGCCACAAGCGGGCAGCTTGTAGGCGATGGCGACGTAACGGCCGAAACCCACCAAGTGATGCGCAATCTGCAAGCGGTGCTGCAAGCGGCCAGCCTCACGCTGCGTGAGGTTGTCAAGTGCAGCATCTTCGTGAAAGACTTGGGTAACTTTGGAATTATCAACGAGATCTACGGCAGCTACTTCGATGCCGATTATGCGCCAGCCCGCGAAACCGTGGAAGTGAGTCGTTTGCCAAAGGATGTGCAGGTCGAGATATCGTGCATAGCCGTAAAACCTGCTTAA
- the glmS gene encoding glutamine--fructose-6-phosphate transaminase (isomerizing) → MCGIVAYIGHREACPIILKGLRRLEYRGYDSAGIALLNGELNVYKKKGKVNDLEAFIADKNIHAQIGMGHTRWATHGEPNDVNAHPHYSTSERIAIIHNGIIENYAALKTHLQQQGHEFHSDTDTEVFVNLIEEIQQKNHCTLEEAVRLALHEVVGAYAIVVLSKDEPNQLIAARKGSPLVIGIGKDEFFLASDATPIIEYTNEVVYVNDYEIAVIRNGKLDIRSREDVQQTPYIQKLELELDSIEKGGYEHFMLKEIFEQPRSILDSMRGRLELEAGHLNMGGVRAYERKFVNADRIIIVACGTSWHAGLVAEYLIEDLARIPVEVEYASEFRYRNPVLTERDIVIAISQSGETADTLAALELAKSKGATIFGICNVVGSSIARATDAGAYTHAGPEIGVASTKAFTAQVTVLTILAMVVGHKRGTLSDTKLRELMVELENIPSKVEKALLLNTEILQISEIFKDATNFLYLGRGYNFPVALEGALKLKEISYIHAEGYPAAEMKHGPIALIDENMPVVVIATKDSSYEKVVSNIQEVKARKGRIIAVVTEGDTVIPPMAEFVIEVPATSEVLMPLVSVVPLQLLSYHIAVLRGCNVDQPRNLAKSVTVE, encoded by the coding sequence ATGTGCGGAATTGTCGCTTACATTGGGCACCGTGAGGCCTGTCCTATCATCCTAAAAGGTCTGCGCCGCCTCGAGTATCGTGGCTACGACTCAGCGGGCATTGCTTTGCTAAACGGCGAATTAAACGTCTATAAGAAAAAAGGCAAAGTAAATGATCTTGAGGCATTTATCGCCGACAAGAACATCCACGCCCAAATAGGTATGGGGCATACGCGGTGGGCTACCCACGGCGAACCAAATGACGTAAATGCACACCCGCACTACTCTACATCGGAGCGGATTGCTATTATTCATAACGGTATTATCGAGAACTATGCCGCGCTGAAAACTCACTTACAGCAGCAAGGGCACGAATTTCACTCTGATACTGATACGGAAGTCTTCGTTAATCTGATTGAAGAGATTCAGCAAAAGAATCACTGCACGCTGGAAGAAGCAGTGCGGTTGGCTTTGCACGAAGTAGTGGGTGCCTACGCCATCGTAGTATTGAGCAAGGATGAGCCAAATCAGTTGATTGCGGCTCGTAAAGGCTCGCCGCTGGTAATTGGCATTGGAAAAGATGAGTTTTTTCTGGCTTCTGATGCCACCCCAATCATTGAATATACCAACGAAGTTGTTTATGTAAACGACTACGAGATTGCGGTTATTCGGAATGGAAAGTTGGATATTCGCAGCCGTGAGGACGTACAACAGACTCCTTATATTCAGAAGCTGGAGCTTGAACTTGACAGCATCGAAAAAGGTGGCTATGAGCACTTTATGCTGAAGGAAATCTTCGAACAGCCCCGATCCATTTTGGATTCAATGCGTGGCCGTTTGGAATTAGAGGCCGGCCATTTGAATATGGGTGGCGTGCGTGCTTACGAGCGGAAATTTGTCAATGCCGACCGCATCATCATTGTAGCATGTGGCACCTCGTGGCATGCCGGTCTCGTGGCAGAATATCTGATCGAAGACTTGGCACGTATTCCGGTCGAAGTTGAATACGCGTCGGAATTTCGGTACCGCAACCCTGTTCTGACCGAGCGCGATATTGTCATTGCGATCTCTCAATCGGGCGAAACTGCCGATACCTTGGCTGCCCTAGAGCTAGCCAAGAGCAAAGGCGCTACCATCTTTGGTATTTGCAACGTAGTAGGTAGCAGCATTGCCCGCGCTACCGATGCGGGTGCATACACCCACGCGGGCCCCGAGATTGGGGTAGCCTCTACGAAAGCATTCACGGCTCAAGTCACAGTCCTCACCATCTTGGCGATGGTAGTAGGCCATAAGCGCGGTACCCTTTCGGATACCAAATTGCGCGAGCTGATGGTGGAGCTAGAAAACATTCCTTCCAAAGTTGAAAAGGCGCTGCTACTCAACACGGAGATCCTCCAGATTTCGGAAATCTTCAAAGACGCTACCAATTTCCTCTATCTAGGCCGTGGGTACAACTTCCCGGTTGCGTTGGAAGGTGCGCTTAAGCTCAAGGAAATCAGCTACATCCACGCCGAGGGTTATCCGGCTGCGGAGATGAAGCACGGTCCGATTGCGCTCATCGACGAGAATATGCCAGTGGTCGTTATTGCGACCAAGGACAGCTCCTACGAGAAAGTGGTATCGAACATTCAGGAAGTGAAAGCCCGTAAAGGACGCATTATCGCAGTCGTAACAGAAGGCGACACTGTCATTCCGCCGATGGCCGAATTTGTGATTGAAGTGCCTGCAACCAGCGAAGTACTGATGCCGCTGGTGTCAGTGGTGCCGTTGCAGTTGCTTTCCTACCACATCGCCGTATTGCGGGGTTGCAACGTCGATCAGCCGCGCAACTTGGCTAAATCCGTAACAGTAGAGTAA
- a CDS encoding TIGR00266 family protein: protein MNSHDVDYRILGNDIQVLEVELDPNETVIAEAGAMVYMEESIAFETKMGDGSEPDQGLMGKLFSAGTRLITGESLFMTHFTHRGGYGKSRVAFSAPYPGTIIPVNLGDMPNGLIVQKDGFLAAARGTKISIHFNQRLGAGFFAGEGFILQKLTGDGKAFIHAGGTIIEKRLNNELLRVDTGCVVAFEPGIDFSIARAGGLKSMIFGGEGLLLATLRGTGRVWLQSMPVKKLIQALAPSGGNASKESGSVLGKLVGGILDE, encoded by the coding sequence ATGAACTCGCACGACGTCGATTACCGCATTTTAGGCAATGATATCCAAGTGCTGGAAGTGGAGCTTGACCCCAACGAAACCGTCATTGCCGAGGCCGGGGCGATGGTGTACATGGAGGAAAGCATCGCCTTCGAAACCAAAATGGGCGATGGTTCGGAGCCCGATCAGGGCCTGATGGGCAAGTTGTTTTCCGCCGGTACGCGGCTGATAACGGGTGAGTCGTTGTTCATGACGCATTTCACGCACCGAGGCGGCTATGGCAAAAGCCGAGTAGCCTTTTCAGCGCCGTATCCGGGCACGATTATCCCCGTCAACCTAGGGGATATGCCTAATGGATTGATTGTGCAAAAAGACGGCTTCTTGGCGGCGGCACGCGGCACTAAGATCAGCATCCACTTCAACCAGCGCCTAGGCGCAGGCTTTTTCGCCGGCGAAGGTTTCATTCTGCAAAAGCTAACCGGCGATGGCAAAGCATTCATCCACGCGGGCGGCACCATCATCGAGAAACGGCTCAACAACGAACTGCTGCGCGTCGATACGGGCTGCGTTGTAGCCTTCGAGCCGGGCATCGACTTCAGCATAGCCCGTGCCGGTGGCCTCAAATCCATGATTTTCGGAGGCGAAGGCTTGCTGCTGGCAACGCTACGGGGAACCGGACGTGTATGGTTGCAATCAATGCCGGTCAAGAAGCTGATACAGGCGCTGGCCCCTTCAGGCGGCAATGCGAGCAAAGAAAGCGGCAGCGTTTTGGGCAAACTAGTCGGCGGGATACTGGACGAATAG
- a CDS encoding 3-hydroxyacyl-CoA dehydrogenase family protein yields MHLFIVEGQHLETEFRHKFGPQHTYDFCPAAAADLTGRLAAADVAFDLRPWPELHYEQPRQPLFYDTTCQSLAQIFHNEKPPFGPVFGLCLLPTLLDRKYLEVSVLREEHVADLTDTCQKLNTEYRLVTDRVGLVTPRVVCMIINEACYTLQEGTASVRDIDLGMKLGTNYPRGPFEWANAIGVSRVYETLEALYHDTHEERYKACPLLKSMHLKGESFAL; encoded by the coding sequence ATGCACCTGTTCATTGTCGAAGGCCAACACCTCGAAACCGAGTTCCGTCACAAATTCGGGCCCCAGCACACCTACGATTTTTGTCCGGCTGCCGCTGCCGATCTTACCGGGCGTCTTGCCGCTGCCGATGTTGCCTTCGATCTGCGTCCGTGGCCGGAGTTGCACTATGAGCAGCCACGCCAGCCGCTATTCTATGACACTACCTGCCAGTCGTTGGCGCAGATCTTTCACAACGAAAAGCCGCCGTTCGGGCCGGTGTTTGGGTTGTGCCTACTGCCTACACTGCTTGATCGCAAGTATCTGGAAGTAAGTGTTTTGCGTGAAGAGCATGTTGCGGATCTAACCGACACATGCCAGAAGCTGAATACAGAATATCGGCTTGTAACTGATCGAGTTGGCCTAGTAACGCCGCGCGTCGTGTGCATGATCATCAACGAAGCGTGTTATACGCTGCAGGAAGGCACCGCCAGCGTCCGCGACATCGATTTGGGCATGAAACTGGGCACTAATTACCCGCGTGGTCCTTTCGAGTGGGCGAATGCCATCGGAGTTAGTCGGGTATACGAAACGTTGGAGGCCCTGTACCATGACACGCACGAAGAGCGCTACAAAGCTTGCCCTCTGTTGAAGTCGATGCACTTAAAAGGCGAATCTTTCGCCCTGTAG